CACAATTGTCATAGTGACAATCAGTCCATCAACCAATTCACATAGTGTAGTAGTAGTTTACTTGAGTATTACAgggttttttgtattgttttatgaGACTATATTTGCACTctactacattttagagggaaatattgtactttttctgtAAACTTTATGTGATTGCTGTAGATATTTGAGACACATTTTCCCTGCAGCATTTCCATTTTACCTTGTTGCTTAAATGTTAATTAGTAGAGTGTGTTTGAGTATGTTTGGGACAGATTGGTTTAGGGAGTGTATATATCTGCCCTCATGAATACAGACTTCAGCAGTAGAATGTGTCAGAAATACAGATGACTTACATTAGGTTAGTTAAAAAAGTATAAGCGGTGGTACTCTGCTGTTACATTGGCTGTCAACGACAATGCATTAAACTAACCTGGAAATGGAAAAGGGCAGCAAATGTTGCAGATTTCACTGAAACTTGCCGCCCCACTGCAGTTCTATGCAGCTTTCAGTCCATTTCAGCTAATTTCTTTGGTTCAACAGATGAAAGGAGCTTAAATACgaaaaaatatgaatatctTTTGCTTGTCTTACTATTACAGTCCTGACATCCACTGGCATACTGTTCCCCATCTTAAGTAGTTGAGTGGTTGTTTCACACAATAATTGGCCATTGATGTATCAGAAAGCTCCCCATTAATTTCAGACACAACCAGTAGacagtatatttttttatttggatagGTTGATATATACAACCATACAGGtctgtacatatacagtatatatatggACACATGTATAAACTTGACACACTCATTATTGTAAAAGCAAATGGTAAAATGGGAAACAGAtacataaagaaaataaaacacattattttactAAGTATTACTTATTAATAATTCTGTCTATATTTTGACTCCTCAGATAATATATCAATGACATTTGTTGCTCCTGGGACTCCATACTAGTCAGGAATCAAACCCTTCAGGAAATGTTGCAGTATTTATTTCTCCAAGTATAATTACACAAAGCAAAACTTGTTATACTGTGCTTCATTGCTGCAGGAAACATGGGAGTTATTTGCAACCTTGAGTATGTGAACGTCTTCTCATTTACGCTTTTTTAACGCTCTCGGGCTTCCGTAgaaatgtcaggaaaaaaacGTTAGTGCCCGTTTATGACACGTCTTTTTATGGTACGTTATTTGCTATTTTTAAGTTAGTTAATTGTAACTTATATTAGTTATAATTTGCGTAAAGACCTCTTACAAAAGGTAGACAACACAGCCTTTTAATGAAGATAATTATACTATTAGTCACTACTACACGTGTCGTTCAAAGAGCAGATGTATGGTTACATCAGCTAAGATAACGTTAGCTTTTAGAAAAGAGTAAAACTGTTTTGTGCGTAGTTTCCAGCTCATGACAGTCATGTTGTCTTGTCCGACAGAAAGAAGAGCTTGACTAAGTTGTTAACAACAGACTAGTGTAGTTAATTATTGTGAATATGTCCGAACGAAATGTATACTTTTGGATAACTCCAAACAAAACGTACAGAAGATTTCTCTGTTTCTAATGTCATAGCAGGTCATGAGGTAAATAAAACCCCAACAATGACAATGACGACTTGTGCCGGCTACCGCTCCGTCTTTGATTTGTGCCCAAATGATGAGGCTTTGATTGGATTGAGAGAAGTGAACCAGGTCCTGAAGCAAGCTGGAAACACTCACCCAGCCTCCGACGGTATGTATGAATTGTAGCTGTAGTTTCTGTAATAAAGACATTACACTTAATGTTCTGTCAGTTTGAAAACTAGCCTTGTTGTATTGCCTTCCACATAGCGTTAGAAGATAAATCCCCAGAGGATGACAGACAGCGGGAGTCCAGCCTGGTTAGAGAGGTGTCAGAGAAGATGGTCTGCTCAGCCTGCAGATGCCCCTTTAATAATCGTGAGGAACAGGTGACCACACAACTTCAAACGCTGCtctgttcattaaaaaaaaagatctgttGATGTGTTGACAACTGTACATGAGCGTGGGTTGTCGTTTGTTTCAGATGGAGCACTACAAGCTCGACTGGCATCGGTTCAACTTGAGACAAAAGATGTCAGGGATGCCACCAGTCACAGCTGAGGAGTTTGAGAGGAAGACTGGAGCTGGTGAGGAAACCAGAGTCCTACACATCTATTGGGTACTTTAATAGGAAAGCAGTTGGGCTGTTGAAGTGTTTGTAACCGCTGATTGATTTTCACTTATTGCACAGGAGACATGTCAAGCATCTCAGGCTCAGAGTCCGATTCAGAGGAAGAAGACTCTGATAGTGACGGTGGGGGGACAAGCAGCAACGTCACCGGCACAGACAACGAGAGCTCAGTTGAAACCAGTTTAATTATCGGCCGGCTCTCAAGCAAGGTGGTTTTCCAGAACTCAGCAGGACAGTATCTATCAATCTACCGCTGCATTCTGCAGGGAAAGGTGAGGCTCAgcaggtacagtacagtacactgtaTGATCTGTATGTTAACAGAACaacctttgatttttttttattctaatttcATGTTCTGTTCCTGTAATATCTCAGTCAGATGATGAGCAAGATGCAGGATCCTCCCTGAAGGCCATAAGTAAGAAGACTGTGTGGGTCACTCTCATGACAGGTGGAGGCCACTTTGCTGGTGCTGTCTTCCAGGggtaagtttttgttttatttgcttgtttgttttcagcGCCTTAGATTACACGTTATGGCTGGAGTTGTAAGTGTAACACGTCAGCCAGCTCAGTAGTGTGTAACCATCTgcccaataaaatgtgtttattttacagaaaagaAGTCCTGCAGCATAAGACTTTCCACCGATACACAGTGCGAGCGAAGCGAGGCACTGCTCAAGGACTCAGAGACTCTCAGAACCGCAGTCACACACCCAAGTCTGCAGGAGCTACTCTGAGGCGACACAATGAGGCAGCGCTAGTCAAGGCAAGATTATAGTTCATTTAAcagcacattttttcttttataatgatAGCCATGAAGTCGTCTGTTGTATTTACGGAGGACAAACAAATTAAGCTACTCTTGAAGGCTGATATTCTGTTTCATGGCTAATGATTATCCATGTAACCCCCATGATGCGTTctgctgatttttttcatttttctctagTACCAATAAAAGTTTCTGTTAGGGTATCCATCCTCTCTAAGAGTGGCACATTTTTTACTGTTAAGAGAGTGCAGCTGTATCCACAGAGCCTAGGGGCTTCTTATTCACAAAAACAGTTTGCACTCTGTGTAAGGGTTGCTTATTCCAAAAGGCAAATTTGATTGAGCAATTGCATATTGTCAGACATCTCCCAGAAATGGACTGCAGCAATGTAGCACGTTTTTCATGTGCATACCCAAACACTTGTATAACCTTTGGCAGGACATTCAGGATCTTCTGGTAACCTGGGCTGAACACTTGAAGGAGGCCTCTGCAATATTTGTACGAGCCCCTAGCTACAACAAAACCATCTTTTTTGGTGGCCGTGCAGCTCCACTTGACAAAAAAGATCCCAGGATCCATACGCTTCCCTTTGCCACACGCAGGGCAACGTTTCGAGAGGTACAGAGGGTACATGAGGTGCTTTCCACCGTCCATGTTTATGGTAAGCTGAATTATATCCTTGGAATAATGACATGTTATCTGCTCATTGTCGTACAGCCAGGGTATAATCAATACTCTGTGCAAAATATCTTGATGCAGGGAAAGACACAGACATGTCTGCAGTCTTCAGTCTATCTAAGAAGGCCtggaaaaaaactgtcaaaactaCAGCGCAAATAAATACAGATCAAGAGAAAGGTATGTTTAAGAGGTTAACATGTACCGTATGGGCTTACACACTATTGAACTGTGGATAACATATCATGGCAAAATTAAGCTTGCTAAATTCAGTATGAATTTGTTGCTGTTTCAACACAAAGTTTATTTACTCTATTTACGCAGAAGAAAATCATGCTAGCTCAGATGAAGAAGAGGGTGGAGAGATCCAGCTGGAAATGGTGGAGATGACATTAGGAACTCTGGACCTCAGGGAGTCTGAAATCTATCCCTCCAGGCacaggagaaggagaagaaagaaggaggaaaccaaaatgcaaaatgaggGTAGGCCTGGTCCACTGTGTCATCACATAGGTGGCTATAACTACATTATAGAAACCCGAGGAATTCTTATTTATCACACACAAGTTCTGCGCGGTTTATGAAATTTCTTATCCATGTGTGACAGAATTGAGTAACACAGTAGCAGACAATCAAGAAGAGGAGGTGCCAGaggctacagcagcaggagacgCCCCTCAAGAGACGCAATCAAAgaacaagaggaagaggaaagcaCAGAATAAGAAACAACTGGAAGGTGAGTAAATGCTTCTTTCTcacttttgtttattatattgcaCCTGTTTCTCAACCTTGTAACTTATCACCTCTGTAATATattgctgcctttgtgaagcactttttaagatggattttaaataaagattatattattatatactgttCAAGATACTTATTTAGCTTCTGTGTCTCTATAGAAATTGTGGATGATTCATGGGAGTATGGCCAGAGGGACGCCCTGTTTACAGCCTGTAAGGTTGGGGATGTGGACGCTCTATGCAAACTCCTCCAGCTACCAGGAGAAACGGCAGAGAGTCGAGAGCGGTCTGAGAGCAACCCTTCTGATGTCTTAAGTCCTCTAACTCTCCTCAATAAGCCCATAGACTCGTCAGGGTTCACTTTGCTGCATGTTGCCTCAGCAGCTGCACAAAAAGCAGTCGTCAGGCTGCTCCTGGACGCAGGAGCAGACCCAGCCTGCAggtatgaaaaaaatacagtcaaGTGTAGTCCAAGTAAAATTTCAGTGTGATAGTTTGTAGCACTTGTAGTGAGCCTATGCCCAGACTTTATTTCTGCAATATTCCTTTACAGGGACAACAGACGGCAGACCCCGTATATTGTCGCCCCTGACAAAGACACGAGGAATGTCTTTCGTAAATACATGGGTGAGAATCCTGACAAATATGACTACAGCAAGGCGCAGGTAAGAGTGTACAGTCTAACTTTTATGTATCCCATTAAATACAAGCAGAGCGCTTATTTTTTACACTTGCGCAATCAAGGTCCCCGGGCCACTAACGGCAGAGATTGAATCCAAACAGACGGAAAAGAAAAAGGCACAAAAGGCATTGAGAAAACAGCGAGAAAAAGAGCAGAAGgatgaaaagaggaaacaagagctggaggcagaggaaaagaagaggtTTGCATCTCTGACTGATCGTGAAAAGGTGAGTTTAATCTGACattcaagttgtttttttcaaacatctTGAAAATGTTAAGTTTCCTTTTTGATTATAGAGAGCtctggcagcagagaggaggttAGCGGAGCAAGTAGCTGCAACAGGAGTCAGTCTCTCTAATGTCAAGTAAGTCCCCCAAGAGCCATCTTCTCATTGAACTTAGTCATAATGTGAACAAGGACTTTACATTAAGCAACACTGTAAATGGTTTGTTACTCAAATGTCTATTgaaattcagtgtgttttttttgtgtgggtTTGTCTTTGTCACCAGGAGGTGCTGGTTATGTGGAGAGTCTCTGCTTGGGAAGATCCCATTTCAGTACCTGGAGTATTCGTTCTGCACCCCTCGCTGTGTCCAAGCACATCGAAAAGCCAATACTCTTCCAGGCAAGACCTAACGCCCATGTGAAGAATTTTAGTTGGAAGGAAGCTACCTCATTAAAACTAAAAGTGAATTTGTGCAGCCTTGATAGTGGTCTAATGTGGCTGTGTTTTGCCAATGTGCTAGTTTAATTTTCAACTCTAAACATAGatttcaaatataattttattagaGCAGATGATCTCAGACAACTGgatgcatatactgtattaaaacacagtgtaataatttattaataatcaTTTATTCACTGTATCTGCAGTTATAGAAAAGGTAAAAAAGAATGcaataaaaaaactgtaatactaTTTGTATATATGGTAATTATTTTAGTGAATTTTCAACCTTAAATACAAAATCATCATTGGATCACTGTTtgactgaagctgctgtgtcAAAGGTTAAAGCAGTTGTCATTGGATTGTGTCTGATAAAGAATTGGCTAcaaatgaaacactgaaatcTGAAGTGATTAAGAATAATGATGCCACAGAAATGATGCAGAACAAAGCATTGTTCCTCATGTACAGAGTGATTTAAACAGATATTGGGATGTAGTATACCTACAACTGAATTTTGAGAAAATGTCTAACAAAGCTCAGTGCGCTCTGTTAAGACTTCTCAGCAGTGGCACTGAGCTGAGGCCGGTCCATAAAGAGAACCCGAAGGTGTGCTGGAGCCCCCTCCAGCTCCAGCACTGTGATGTTGTTGGGCAGGGTGGTGCTGAGCAGGGGCCCAGGGATGTAAAGAGTCTGTTGAGGGCCCCTGGCTGGCCAGTATCGTCCCAGATTCATACCATTAATCCAAACCTGACCCTGAtataaacaagaaaacaatgaTAACATCAGAAAGGATACAATCATTTTATCCCTGAATCATGAAGTAAACCCACATAGGACCCACAAGTGTGTTGGCATCAAAatgtctctttaaaaaaaaatatatatatataaataaattacctttgTCCATTCATTGAGCTTGAGAAAGGTGTCCCAAGCAAGGCCGTTGGGCTGTAAGATCCCCATGTAGAAGACTGGCCCAACTGAAGGTTCTTTCTGAGGGAAGGACTTTTGACTGTCTGAATGAGGCCATCCACCAGCAATGGCTCCATCAATGTCCAAAGGGTAGATCTTCCAGTCAGTCAGTACATCTTTACCCAGGATCAGGTTGCTCAGGAGGCCCTGCAGTAGACATACTGTTTACCGGCTAATACTTGTAGTTTGTGTACGTAGGTTTTACTCACAGTAACTAAGTGGGAATAGTCTTCATTGttcataattattttaaagttgAGATAGAGAAGACGAAAAGATTGTCTATTGGAGAGGTATTTGTGCAGATCAGTATTCTTATGTGGATTTCTGTCATTGCGGTTTTATAAGAGGTACAACAGAGTTTGAGCAGGGTAGCATTTTGTTTGTGAGTAATTTGTTTGGCAAATGAAaggaatatttttgtttgtgtataccCCATATAATCATATAAAACTAATGTCCTCATTTAGTTTAATAACAATGCTTTATGgtcatttatgtattttgtgaCCTTTCTCAAATGTGCAAGCCTAGTTTGGGGAACAAGGAGGATTATAACGTCAATACTTTTCTATTTGCTGGGTTTTAATAAgg
This Siniperca chuatsi isolate FFG_IHB_CAS linkage group LG12, ASM2008510v1, whole genome shotgun sequence DNA region includes the following protein-coding sequences:
- the ankzf1 gene encoding ankyrin repeat and zinc finger domain-containing protein 1, producing MTMTTCAGYRSVFDLCPNDEALIGLREVNQVLKQAGNTHPASDALEDKSPEDDRQRESSLVREVSEKMVCSACRCPFNNREEQMEHYKLDWHRFNLRQKMSGMPPVTAEEFERKTGAGDMSSISGSESDSEEEDSDSDGGGTSSNVTGTDNESSVETSLIIGRLSSKVVFQNSAGQYLSIYRCILQGKSDDEQDAGSSLKAISKKTVWVTLMTGGGHFAGAVFQGKEVLQHKTFHRYTVRAKRGTAQGLRDSQNRSHTPKSAGATLRRHNEAALVKDIQDLLVTWAEHLKEASAIFVRAPSYNKTIFFGGRAAPLDKKDPRIHTLPFATRRATFREVQRVHEVLSTVHVYGKDTDMSAVFSLSKKAWKKTVKTTAQINTDQEKEENHASSDEEEGGEIQLEMVEMTLGTLDLRESEIYPSRHRRRRRKKEETKMQNEELSNTVADNQEEEVPEATAAGDAPQETQSKNKRKRKAQNKKQLEEIVDDSWEYGQRDALFTACKVGDVDALCKLLQLPGETAESRERSESNPSDVLSPLTLLNKPIDSSGFTLLHVASAAAQKAVVRLLLDAGADPACRDNRRQTPYIVAPDKDTRNVFRKYMGENPDKYDYSKAQVPGPLTAEIESKQTEKKKAQKALRKQREKEQKDEKRKQELEAEEKKRFASLTDREKRALAAERRLAEQVAATGVSLSNVKRCWLCGESLLGKIPFQYLEYSFCTPRCVQAHRKANTLPGKT